The Methanomassiliicoccales archaeon genome has a segment encoding these proteins:
- a CDS encoding MtaA/CmuA family methyltransferase: MRSELNERARLLRALDMDPMDRIPCVSPLQTGTVELMEQSGCFWPEAFRDPRKMYCLSRAAHDIAGLEGVRVPFDVTVEASVLGAETGREAVDRQPSIRTVALNDLEDLELLEIVEPASGKATKAVLSAVDQLSSRMEGVPVICGIVAPFMLACQLLSVEQTLMNLVRDPAFVRMLVRKAERFDQMYVVSAIEAGADVITMNDAAASGDILSAQQYEEHALPSETGMALRARFGGARSVLHICGHTDHLLPSIKGSGATALSVDQCMDLVKVKEALEGRMALIGNVSPTEALLFGTPETVENESIVCCRAGVDVLSPGCGLAPRTPTRNIRAMVGTAKQSPCERG; encoded by the coding sequence ATGAGGTCCGAGCTGAACGAAAGAGCACGCCTGTTGCGGGCCCTCGATATGGATCCCATGGACCGGATCCCCTGCGTCAGCCCGCTCCAGACCGGTACCGTTGAGCTGATGGAGCAGAGCGGATGCTTTTGGCCGGAGGCCTTTCGGGACCCCCGGAAGATGTATTGCCTGAGCCGGGCGGCCCACGACATCGCCGGATTGGAGGGGGTGCGGGTACCATTCGATGTGACCGTAGAGGCCAGCGTACTCGGTGCCGAGACCGGTCGGGAGGCGGTCGACCGTCAACCCTCCATCCGCACCGTGGCTTTGAACGATCTTGAAGACCTGGAATTATTGGAGATCGTGGAGCCCGCCTCCGGTAAGGCCACGAAGGCGGTCCTGTCGGCGGTGGACCAGCTCTCCTCTAGGATGGAGGGTGTCCCGGTGATCTGCGGCATCGTGGCACCGTTCATGCTGGCCTGCCAACTGCTAAGCGTCGAGCAGACCTTGATGAACCTAGTTAGGGACCCCGCCTTCGTCCGCATGCTGGTGAGGAAAGCGGAACGGTTCGACCAGATGTACGTAGTATCGGCCATAGAAGCCGGCGCGGATGTCATAACCATGAACGATGCTGCCGCCAGCGGCGACATCCTGAGCGCTCAGCAATATGAGGAGCACGCCCTTCCTTCGGAGACTGGCATGGCCCTAAGGGCCCGATTCGGAGGTGCCCGTTCCGTGTTGCACATCTGCGGCCATACGGACCACCTGCTCCCGTCGATAAAAGGGTCGGGGGCCACGGCCTTGAGCGTGGACCAGTGCATGGACCTGGTGAAGGTAAAGGAGGCATTGGAGGGGAGGATGGCGCTGATCGGTAACGTGAGTCCTACCGAAGCTCTGCTTTTTGGGACCCCGGAAACCGTAGAGAACGAATCGATAGTGTGTTGTCGGGCCGGGGTGGACGTGCTGTCGCCCGGATGTGGTCTAGCTCCGAGGACGCCGACCCGAAATATCAGGGCAATGGTGGGAACGGCAAAACAGAGCCCCTGTGAACGGGGA